Genomic segment of Arachis hypogaea cultivar Tifrunner chromosome 16, arahy.Tifrunner.gnm2.J5K5, whole genome shotgun sequence:
ATTATTTGTATATCAAAAGTCAACCATAATCAACCACGATATATACAAATATGTATTTTACATCTCATAAAAGATTTTATCGTATTactataaataaatttgattatcacaaaaaaacctttaattatttgtttattgCAATTCTGATAGgtttgataaatatttttgtgatatttattatgtaaaaatatttttaatttatctattACGTTcagtataattatataaaaataattttatttatttattatattaaaatatttttataagtagTCTAGGAAGACGAGATTTAGTTTTTGGACACTTAATTAAGTGgataagtaaaataattaatcacGTGACAACCTGAACATTTTACCTCTTTATTAAACatcatctaaaattattaattgtcaataaaaatagttataaagTTATTTCGTATAATTCTCatgattaattatttaattaaaaaatatgtaaaaattggtatgtataaatatacacaatatatagcgactaatttaataattaattttttatatacacataatatttttataattttaattagtatAATTTCATAAAGATATAAGTTAAAGTGTTTAGTTTTTTAATATACTGATAATACTGTGTCTTTTAATGATGtagtaatatattattaattatattaatcgaatttatatacaaattgaaTATTAACTTATAATGTGAATATAGGTGAAAATTTATATGCAGTTGTTTTATacatgaagttgatatttaaaaattattaaataatttaattaaattgttatttaataatttttaactatcaattttacataaaaataattatatgtgagtctttattttttaaataatataaacttCTTACTCAAGTTTGGCACATTTAATTTGTCATTACTTTagtaattcatttttcttttagctTTAACTGTGAAATTAAAGATACCctttgagaaaaaaaaatcagTAATTAAGTTAAACATTGCTTATTAGTTAGAAATCAGTTAAAGTATACAACTATAcatacaattaattaattaatcaacgtAACAAAGCATGATGTGATATTTCTTACGTTGTGGGAACATTGTACTCTGGATATTTTTTGTTAAGAAACTTTGCAATCTGATGAATGGTGGCATCACATGCAGAGCAAATGTACCTCCCTTCAACTTTTGGCTGCTCGAATAGAAAAATGTGAGCACGACAAAGATCATCTAAGTGCACAAATTGCCCTTGCTTTATGATTGAATAATGTGCCTCATTCCCTGACAATTTAATCATTAGTATCACTCCATCATATAATCaattttttctctattaaattctttatacaataataaaattaaacagatcatctttaaatttttctttccAAAGAAGgagtgttaaaatttaaaatataagatttagagtttagagtattttattttttgttctttttattttttttctacctttaataatatattaatttttattacgaTGTACCTGTGATGGGTGAAAGAGCAGTAATAAGGCTAGGTGGCATTGTTGGCATAATAAAAGGGCCAACTACAAGAGGTGGAATAATTGTGATGAAATCCATGTTGTGCTCCTTTGAAAATTTCCATGCTTCTTGCTCAGCAAGTGTCTTAGAAACAAAATACATCTAAAAAAAGAAGCAGAATATAAAGTTGAGACTCAAGGTGAtttgttataaatataattatgctATTAGCAAGTAATTCCTAGATAAAATTGCAAATAATCCCCTTCTACATTTTAggtttgtgtaatttttttagggtaaagtattaaattggtcctcTACGTTTGGACGTAATTATGTTTTAGTCCTTAAGGTGTAAAGTAttctatttaaattcaaaaaaaatttatttagcatcaatttagtcccacaatgagatcaaagttaaataattaatggaatgtcctacataacaacagtacaaaaacaaaatcgataatttggagaacaagtacaagctccaaaggcacaaaatcaaccgtggatgcatcaatacgtttatttattatttttcttataatataaataaaatattttctatagaactaaaaagaatgataaataaatgtattgaggCATCAACGATTTATTTTGTGTCTCTGaaacttgtacttgttctccaaattatcaatTTTGTTCTTATAGTGTTGTTATGCAagacattccgttaattatttaactttgaccatACTGTGGAACTAAATTGAtgttaaataaaacttttttggattcaaatagaatattttaAATCTTAAGGACCAAAATAGAATTACATCCAAATATAGAGGaccaatttattattttacccaatttttttaatatgtgcaataatattatatatgcactaaaaatcaattattaaataagctattgatatatatatatatattgattttttatgtatttataatataattgtTTAAAGAATTTAATTGTTAATCTGCAGTAAAAAGGTTTTACACAAAAAAAATACTCTTTTGTGAGGATGTTGTTTCTTAAAAAGacaacaaaacaaaatatattaatcaaTGAAAAAGGACTTTAAAATATTAACtagtaaatgaattttttttagtcaatatcaattttttaaattttaaattctctaaaaaataaaaaattataataataaaaatactattattaactaattaaaaattaattttctataacCATTCGTATGTTATATACTAACCCAGCCAGTCATTTTGACTCTTCGGCAGAAGTCAACATCACTCCAACAAGTTTCATCATACAAATCTTTTTTGGGCTCTGAAACGTTCACTGTTCCTGCTGAGGATGTGAATATCAACCTTCTCACTGTTTTGGCCTTCAAGCATGCTTTCATTATGTCTATTACTCCGTTTATTGTAGGCTTTATCACTTCGTTCTGCAtttcaaatatataattaaaccatGTTTCTCAATTTACATACAATCATCATATATGTGAAATTTTTACATACCAAGATAAAATTAAACGTATATGATgataaattaaattcataatcTATATTCCGTTACAAATTTAACATTTATACCCATGAATGATTTTAATCATTTAATCAcgtgttatatatttatttatgagcATTTATCACATGATATTATAAAAGTAGCAATGAATAaacatcttttatttttatttatttattacttctCAAAAAAAGTTGGAATCCATTTATCATGCTTTATTTTCAAATGTAGTTGCAGTTGCAGTTATTTTTAAAGTATAAAGAAATTTTAATCCAattgtcaaaaaaaattaaatactttttATAATCAGTACATGAAtagttatctaaaaaataaataatattaaattattgtgTAAAATAATTTATGCTGTCACTGTATCATAATTAAAGTACCTCAGGGTCCTTGGACTCGAAATCCATGGGGGTGGCGACATGGAAAACTCCGGTGCACCCATTAATGGCTTCATCAAAGCTTCCCTCTTCACCAAGTTCAGCTTTCCACAGAGACAACTTGGCTTTCGCCCCTGGTAATTCCAGCAAATGCTTCACCTTCTTCATATTTGctgtatataattaataataccaCTTATAATGTTAATAATTAATAGATATTCTATCATTAATTTACCACTAACAGAATAATATTAATAAAGCTGAAAAACCAAAagaattaattaataacattGAAAAAATCAGAGTGTATATATGTATGCTTGTTAATTTTGGTTTGAACACTAATCCATATGGTAAAATTTAAGTGAAAATTAAGGGGGACAAAATTAGTAAAATCATATTCTAGATAACTCTAAAGTCTAAACACAAAACTAAAACATATTTTgttattagataaaaaaatatatatttattctttcaaatattatattattaagagAAAAAATAGTGCCAACGAGATGAAATTCAAATCACATCCTCTTTTTATCTTCagttaaaaattttagattcgAGTTTCATttctaactttaaaaaaatagtgtttcaaaaaatgttacaaatatCGATATAAAGACTTGACCTGGGTCGCGCACGGTGGCTCGAACGGTGTAGCCATGCTCCAAGAGTCTCATGACAAGCCATGAACCGATGAAACCAGAAGCTCCGGTAACACAAACGGTTTCAGACACTGAACCCATGATCTTTCTCTGTTCtctctgtttcttttattttctcttcttgctcttctattttttttttgtctgtttTTATCTTTTTAGGTTTATAAATGCAATTGAGAACATTGCATGGATAAGGTACATTTTATAGATTCCTTGGTGGTGAAAGAGGAGTTATGAGAAGAATTCTAATGGAATGTTGTGAACTTTACCTACCCATCAAGTGATGAAATTTTGTTTGGCACGCACATGGGTCTACAAGAACATTGTGTGTGAATAATATTAACAATTAATTTGTGTTGTGTGGGCTTAGGCCTTGTCAAATTTTCTTTATGCTAAAACGtatttagacaaaaaaaaacatttataaatatgagtataattttattatactATTTATAGAGTTTAGTTACtataaaattgaatcaaatttgattataaatataaatataaaaactatTAAGCGTTTCTATATACAAGTTATTGTGTGatcttctaataaaaaaaagcaaaaaattgtatgtaattccaaatttagaacaaaaaaaatgtattatatttgttttataatgatatgagatattttttattatatgtaaATTCTATATCAAGAACAATTGGTTTTATAGAAACATGTTTTATCTTAATTATATTCCCATGACAATATATTACTGTTTTATTGGATATTCTGTATTATATTTATCAAGCGGCATTGTTggatatagatatatataattcTATATGATGTAAAATACAGAATCAATTATAATGTAAAAGCAAAGGATTGTGTATAAATAATATGAGTGATGCtagattatattaaaaattagttatttatataagatatatattaaaaataaattaaaataatatatatttatatataaatacataattattgaTTTGGTAACTGAATTTTGTGTgtgtataatattttaaaaataatatttataacttaaaaagtatcaaaataaatttatcattatagcTACTTTATGATTATTTTGATATTGtaataagaaaggaaaaaaaaaggaagttGTTATCATGTTATGTCATTTAATGATATGACATTCATGATTCATGGGCTTAGGTAACCACGTGATCACCAGACAGTACCGAAATTCCAAAGAAGTTAGCTCAGATCTTAGATCTTACTTGATATAAGTAGCCCTTTTATTTGGTGGGTTGACTAGTTGCTCTATTATTATATTTCCTATTTCCTATCAACATAGCCATTTGTTAGTTTTGATATTTCTAGTCAAGTAATTTGCACCTTTGGGGCCATCACAATCATTTAGACGATTTGACACTTGTGTAATTGATTAAACTAATATTTTTAACACAAAAGATTTTTAAAtccaataaataattatttttaataataaaaaatttagatattgataaaattaattataaaaaatttaaataaatttaataattataaaagtttattATTATCAGATAAAACTAACAACGTCTTCATTCTATTAagataattctataaatattctctttctttttttctttttggtcagATTACACcttaatacaaatattttttctctttctcagATTTTATAAGATTTGAATCCTGTTGCACTCTAAAACAAAGCATATATATAATAGACCAAGCATTGCAGTGCGAATTAAAGTTGACCAGCTTAGtgcttaatttcaaaaaatttggcaaTAACTTGTACATAATCtccatccaaaaaaaaaaacaacatacACACAAAAATGGCATTTTGAATAGAAATATTAAGTTAAAAGTCCATATATTATTGTCCAAAACGAGACGGTGAAAACACCCCCAagctcaaaaagaaaaaaaatgaaaaagcagGTGAATGATTCAAAGGTTCCTGTATCTGGCTTGCGACATGGAGGAACCGCCTGATCTAGTCTCGCCAGACTTTAGAGCCAGAAATTCAGAAGATCTAGTAGAAGccatgaaaatttttgaaagggaACAAGCCCAAGGAGAAGCACAGGAAGAAGTACCTCATTCATTAACGAGGGAGGATATGCATGATGATTAAGAGGCCTTGAGCCTCTTTGCTTTTCCAACCTTTGGAGTTAGAATGTCTTTGTTTTGGTTTAGAGTTTTGGATCTGACTTTTATGTCATATAATGAAGATCATGATATAGAATATTAGAGGGGCAGCGAGCAAAAGTACCATTCGCACTCTCAAGGAGTTGCAAAACCAAAAGAAACCTGGCTTCACTATTCTGGTAGAAACCAAATGTACTAGAAATAAAGCAAGAGAGGTGATTAAGACAATGGGATTCAATCATGCCATAGTCGAAGAAGCTGTCAGTTTCGTTGGAGAGATCTGGATCCTCTAGAAGAATGATGATTTCAAAATCAAAGTTATGTCAACCCACAAGCAATTTGTGCATATGGAAATTGAAAACAATCAGCGGAGGAGATCGAGCCTTACGGATGTGTATGCAAGTCCACAGGAAGcacaaagaaaagaaatgtggGAGCTTTTGCACAACATCTCAAGAAACATGAATTTACcatggttgatgataggtgatttCAACGACATTGCAGAGCAaagtaagaagaaaagaaaagggagaaATGATGCCCATGCGTGTAGAAGTTTCAGAGGCTGGATTGACAAATGCAACCTCATAGACGTAGGCTATTCAGGATCAAGATTCACATGGAAGGGGGAATAAGAGAAGGCCAAGAAAGAGTTTATAAAAGGCTGGATCGAGCTTTATGTAACTCAGAGTGGTGTACAAATTTTTCAAATGCATTTGTGGAGGTGCTGCCAATAATACAATCAGACCATCACCTTCTGCTGCTACACACAAGACCTGAGACTAGTACCCAAGGAGAGAGACCTTTCAGGTATGAATCCATGTGGAATAAACATGAGGACCTCTCAAATGTTATTAGAAGTGCTTGGAATAACAAGTATGACTTTCCAGTAGCTTTAAACAATTTAACTGAAAGTCTGAAAAAATGGAATAATAAAACTTTTGGTAACATATTTCGAAAGAAGAGGAGGATTTTGAATAGAATTCAATAGACACAAAAATATAGGCTTTATGGTAGGAATAAATTTTTTGATGGGCTGGAAAAAGACCTTTCGGAGGAGTTGGAAAAAATCCTTGATCAAAAGGAGATCTTCTGGCTGCAAAAATCCAGACAAAAGTGGCTAGTAAAAGGAGATAGAAACACTAAATATTTTCACATAAAAACTTCCGTGCGCAAAAGAAAGAACAAGATAGTGAATCTGAGGAACAATAATGGTATCTGGTGTGAAGAGGTAGAAGTTGTAAAATTGATAGTCTCAAATTTTTTCACTGACTTATGCCGGGATGAAAGACCAGAGCACCCCACTATTCGATGCAGCTGGCAATATAAAAGATTGGAAGAAGAACAGAGACAGATGTTAGAAAGAATGCCCATTCCAAGTGAGATTGAAGAAGCTATCCACAGCATAGGTTCCCTAAAGACGCCTGGAGAAGACGGACCCTGCGTTGTTCTTTAAAGAAAATTGGAAGGTCTTCCAATGCTCCATCTGCGCTTTCATTCATAAACTATGGCAAGACCCCCTCAATACAACAGGTAAACCAAATTCTTCTAACACTTATACCTAAGATCAACCAGCCTGAATTTGTCTCTCAATTTTGACCCATAGCCCTATGCGATGTGATATATAAGTGTTTGAGCGAAATTCTGGTCAAAAGGATAAAGCCCACTTTGAATGAAAGAATTGCTCCGAATTAGTCAAGTTTCATTCCAAGTCGGCTAATCCATGACAACATCATAATTGCAAAATAAATGGTTCATACCATGAAAAAATGAAGGGGAAAAGTCATTTATGGctattaaaattgattttgaaaaagcttatgatcgtTTAAACTGGCATTTCTTGGAAAAATGCTGCTTGGAGTATGGAATGTCGGAAAAAACTATTTCCATCATCATGCAGTGTGTGTCATCAGTTTCCTTCAAGATCTTATGGAACAACGAAAAACTTGATATGTTCAAGCCAAATAGAGGACTAAGGCAAGGGGATCCTCTGTCCCCTTACCTTTTCGTCATCGCCATGGACAAGCTCTCGCAACTCATAGAAAAGACCGTTATAAAGGAAAAGTGGATACCAATGAAAGCGGGACAAAGAGGACCTCAAATATCACATGTTCTCTTTGTTGATGATCTCTTGCTATTTGCGGAAGCAACGGAAAATCAAATGAAAGTTGCGCTTGAAACTCTAGACAAATTTGGAGCTGCATCGGGGTTCAAAATCAATGCAGAAAAAGACATCCATTCTATTATCTAAAAACGTCCCCAACTGCAAAAGAGTAGGCATAAAGGAGATATGCGGCTTCCATGAAGTGCCATACCTAAGAAGATACTTAGGTACTTACTTGACAAACAACCGAAAGAAGAAGGAAGACTTTAAAAGCATTATTGAAAGAACAAAGAGCAAATTAAAAGGATGAAAGGCCAATTGCCTATCCTTAGCAGGGTGCATCACTCTTGCAAAAACTGTAATCAGTCCAATGCTCAATTTTGATATGTTACATACAAAAATTTCTATTGGAATTTGCAATGAAGTAGAAAAATGCCAGAGAAAATTTATTTGGGGAGAAAATTCAAACACACAAAAATTGCATATTGTGAAATGGGACACTCTctgtaaaacaaaaacaaatgggGGCCTAGGCATGAGAAATCTTCATATCATGAATGATGCCTTTTTTATGAAACAAGTATGGAGGTTAATGCACGAAAGAGAGACACTGTAGGCAAAAGTCCTTTTCAATAAATATGGAAGGGGAAAATATTCAATCCTGAACATGAAAAATAGGACATCAGATTCAAAGTTTTGGAGAGAtttgataaaaatcaaagaagacATGAAAGAGAACCTGAGTTTTTCTATTGGAAATGGTAAGTCAACTTCTCTATGGAGAGATAAGTTGTTGTATCATGAATGTGCTTTTATTGAGGATGTACAGGAAATAAACGCTTCCCTT
This window contains:
- the LOC140180432 gene encoding dihydroflavonol 4-reductase gives rise to the protein MGSVSETVCVTGASGFIGSWLVMRLLEHGYTVRATVRDPANMKKVKHLLELPGAKAKLSLWKAELGEEGSFDEAINGCTGVFHVATPMDFESKDPENEVIKPTINGVIDIMKACLKAKTVRRLIFTSSAGTVNVSEPKKDLYDETCWSDVDFCRRVKMTGWMYFVSKTLAEQEAWKFSKEHNMDFITIIPPLVVGPFIMPTMPPSLITALSPITGNEAHYSIIKQGQFVHLDDLCRAHIFLFEQPKVEGRYICSACDATIHQIAKFLNKKYPEYNVPTTFKNIPDELELIRFSSNKIKDLGFQFKYTLENMYTGAVDTCREKGLLPNNNKLATPENDDEACKDIK
- the LOC140180334 gene encoding secreted RxLR effector protein 78-like, which produces MAIKIDFEKAYDRLNWHFLEKCCLEYGMSEKTISIIMQCVSSVSFKILWNNEKLDMFKPNRGLRQGDPLSPYLFVIAMDKLSQLIEKTVIKEKWIPMKAGQRGPQISHVLFVDDLLLFAEATENQMKVALETLDKFGAASGFKINAEKDIHSII